Proteins from one Capricornis sumatraensis isolate serow.1 chromosome 2, serow.2, whole genome shotgun sequence genomic window:
- the VPS18 gene encoding vacuolar protein sorting-associated protein 18 homolog, translated as MASILDEYEDSLSRSTVLQPGCPSVGIPHSGYVNAQLEKEEPIFTKQRIDFTPSERITSLVVSCNQLCMSLGKDTLLRIDLGKANEPNHMELGRKDDAKVHKMFLDPTGSHLLIALSSTEVLYVNRNGQKVRPLARWKGQLVESVGWNKALGTESSTGPILVGTAQGQIFEAELSASEGGLFGPAPDLYFRPLYVLNEEGGPAPVCSLEAERGPEGRGFVIATTRQRLFQFIGRVAEGAEAQGFSGLFAAYADHPPPFREFPSSLGYSELAFYTPKLRSAPRAFAWMMGDGVLYGSLDCGRPDSLLSEERVWEYPEGVGPGASPPLAIVLTQFHFLLLLADRVEAVCTLTGQVVLRDRFLEKFGPLKHMAKDPSTGHLWAHSERAVFRYHVQREARDVWRTYLDMNRFDLAKEYCRERPDCLDTVLAREADFCFRQRRYLESARCYALTQSYFEEIALKFLEARQEEALAEFLQRKLANLKPAERTQATLLTAWLTELYLSRLGALQGDPDALNLYRETRERFRSFLSSPRHKEWLFASRASIHELLASHGDTEHMVYFAVIMQDYERVVAYHCQHEAYEEALAVLARHRDPQLFYKFSPVLIRHIPRQLVDAWIEMGSRLDARQLIPALVNYSQGGEAQQVSQAIRYMEFCVNVLGETEQAIHNYLLSLYARGQPASLLAYLEQAGASPHRVHYDLKYALRLCAEHGHHRACVHVYKVLELYEEAVDLALQVDVDLAKQCADLPEEDEELRKKLWLKIARHVVQEEEDVQTAMACLASCPLLKIEDVLPFFPDFVTIDHFKEAICSSLKAYNHHIQELQREMEEATASAQRIRRDLQELRGRYGTVEPQDKCATCDFPLLNRPFYLFLCGHMFHADCLLQAVRPGLPAYKQARLEELQRKLGAAPPPAKGSARAKEAEGGAAAGGPSREQLKADLDELVAAECVYCGELMIRSIDRPFIDPQRYEEEHLSWL; from the exons ATGGCGTCTATCCTGGATGAATACGAGGACTCCCTGTCCCGCTCGACCGTCTTGCAGCCCGGCTGCCCCAGCGTGGGCATCCCCCACTCGG GATATGTGAATGCCcagctagagaaagaagaacccaTCTTCACAAAGCAGCGCATTGACTTTACCCCTTCCGAGCGCATCACCAGTCTTGTTGTCTCCTGCAATCAGCTCTGCATGAGCCTCGGCAAGGATACACTACTCCG CATTGACTTGGGCAAAGCAAATGAACCCAACCACATGGAGCTGGGGCGCAAGGATGATGCCAAAGTTCACAAGATGTTCCTGGACCCCACTG GCTCTCATCTGCTGATCGCTCTGAGCAGCACTGAGGTCCTCTATGTGAATCGTAATGGACAGAAGGTTCGGCCCCTGGCACGCTGGAAGGGGCAGCTGGTGGAGAGTGTGGGCTGGAATAAGGCCCTGGGCACCGAGAGCAGCACCGGCCCCATCCTGGTCGGCACCGCCCAAGGGCAGATCTTCGAAGCAGAGCTTTCGGCCAGCGAGGGTGGGCTCTTTGGCCCTGCCCCGGATCTCTACTTCCGTCCATTGTACGTGCTAAATGAAGAAGGGGGCCCAGCACCTGTGTGCTCCCTTGAGGCTGAGCGGGGCCCTGAAGGGCGCGGTTTTGTCATCGCCACCACTCGGCAGCGCCTCTTCCAGTTCATAGGCCGAGTGGCGGAGGGAGCTGAGGCCCAGGGTTTCTCGGGGCTCTTTGCTGCCTACGCTGACCACCCACCCCCATTCCGTGAGTTCCCCAGCAGTCTGGGCTACAGCGAGCTGGCCTTTTACACCCCCAAATTGCGCTCTGCGCCCCGGGCCTTCGCCTGGATGATGGGAGATGGCGTGTTGTATGGATCGTTGGACTGTGGGCGTCCGGACTCCCTGCTGAGTGAGGAGCGGGTCTGGGAGTACCCAGAGGGGGTGGGCCCCGGGGCCAGCCCGCCCCTGGCCATCGTCCTGACCCAGTtccacttcctgctgctgctggcagACCGGGTGGAGGCAGTGTGCACGCTGACGGGGCAGGTGGTGCTGCGGGACCGCTTCCTGGAGAAGTTCGGGCCGCTGAAGCACATGGCGAAGGACCCCTCCACGGGCCACCTGTGGGCCCACTCCGAGCGGGCTGTCTTCCGCTACCACGTACAGCGGGAGGCACGGGATGTCTGGCGCACCTACCTAGACATGAACCGCTTCGACCTGGCCAAGGAGTATTGTCGAGAGCGGCCTGACTGCCTGGACACAGTCCTGGCCCGGGAGGCCGACTTCTGCTTCCGCCAGCGTCGCTACCTGGAGAGCGCCCGCTGCTATGCCCTGACTCAGAGCTACTTTGAAGAGATTGCCCTTAAGTTCTTGGAGGCCCGACAGGAGGAGGCGCTGGCCGAGTTCCTGCAGCGAAAACTGGCTAATTTGAAGCCTGCCGAACGAACCCAGGCAACCCTGCTGACCGCCTGGCTGACGGAGCTCTACTTGAGCCGGCTCGGGGCTCTGCAGGGTGACCCCGATGCCCTGAACCTCTACCGGGAAACCCGTGAGCGCTTCCGCTCCTTCCTCAGCAGCCCTCGCCACAAGGAGTGGCTCTTCGCCAGCCGGGCCTCCATCCACGAGCTCTTGGCCAGCCACGGGGACACGGAGCACATGGTGTACTTCGCTGTGATCATGCAGGACTACGAGCGCGTGGTGGCTTACCACTGCCAGCATGAGGCCTACGAGGAGGCCTTGGCCGTGCTGGCCCGCCACCGTGACCCCCAGCTCTTCTACAAGTTCTCGCCCGTCCTCATCCGTCACATCCCTCGCCAGCTGGTGGATGCCTGGATTGAGATGGGCAGCCGGCTGGATGCCCGGCAGCTCATCCCTGCCCTGGTGAACTATAGCCAAGGTGGCGAGGCCCAGCAGGTGAGCCAAGCCATCCGCTACATGGAGTTCTGCGTGAACGTGCTGGGCGAGACCGAGCAGGCCATTCACAATTACCTGCTGTCGCTCTATGCCCGGGGCCAGCCGGCCTCACTGCTGGCCTACCTGGAGCAGGCCGGGGCCAGCCCGCACCGCGTGCACTATGATCTCAAGTATGCGCTGCGGCTCTGCGCCGAGCATGGCCACCACCGTGCTTGTGTCCACGTCTACAAGGTCCTGGAGCTCTATGAGGAGGCTGTGGACTTGGCCCTGCAG GTTGACGTGGACCTGGCCAAGCAGTGTGCTGACCTGCCTGAGGAAGACGAGGAGCTGCGCAAGAAGCTGTGGCTGAAGATTGCGCGGCATGTGGTGCAGGAGGAGGAAGATGTGCAGACGGCCATGGCCTGCCTGGCCAGCTGCCCCCTGCTCAAGATTGAAGATGTGCTGCCTTTCTTTCCTGACTTTGTCACCATTGACCACTTCAAGGAGGCCATCTGCAGCTCACTGAAGGCCTACAACCACCACATCCAAGAGCTACAGCGAGAGATGGAAGAGGCCACAGCCAGTGCCCAGCGCATCCGGAGAGACCTGCAGGAGCTGCGGGGCCGCTATGGTACCGTAGAGCCCCAGGACAAATGTGCTACCTGCGACTTCCCCCTGCTCAACCGCCCCTTTTACCTCTTCCTCTGTGGCCACATGTTCCATGCTGACTGCCTGCTGCAGGCCGTGCGGCCCGGCCTGCCGGCCTACAAGCAGGCCCGGCTCGAGGAGCTGCAACGAAAGCTGGGGGCTGCTCCACCCCCTGCCAAGGGCTCTGCCCGGGCTAAGGAGGCTGAGGGGGGCGCTGCTGCTGGGGGGCCCAGCCGGGAACAGCTCAAGGCTGACCTGGATGAACTTGTGGCCGCTGAGTGCGTATACTGTGGGGAGCTGATGATCCGCTCTATTGACCGGCCCTTCATCGACCCCCAGCGCTACGAGGAGGAGCACCTCAGTTGGTTGTAG